A single Pirellulaceae bacterium DNA region contains:
- a CDS encoding SgcJ/EcaC family oxidoreductase, protein MRKSLFQFIVVLLCSLMGSSAFADEAAVRKAIADYIAAFNGGDVNSLVDAWSDDAVWVNSFGMRFEGKENIAAELRAGLAGKATLDVRDVSIRVVAPQVVIEEGTAIFSMEGTTLSQASYEAVHVLGEKGWKIATLREFVVPESSGHPNLQPLAWMVGSWIDDSVDSRVVTHVEWAKNDSFLISNFTLALPDMDSLQGVQIIGWDAAQKKVRSWVFDSDGGHGEGTWKSVGNDWIVRSKMTLADGRLAESTNVYSPVDQNSYRWRSFGRRVGAEFLPNIENVLVVRAGVESGQQPRASDSPHQAGAASQAEQPDIESKPDTEQ, encoded by the coding sequence ATGCGAAAATCATTGTTTCAGTTCATTGTCGTACTACTGTGCAGCCTGATGGGGTCGAGTGCATTTGCCGACGAAGCCGCAGTTCGCAAGGCGATCGCGGATTATATTGCCGCCTTCAATGGTGGAGATGTCAATTCGCTAGTAGACGCTTGGAGCGATGACGCCGTCTGGGTCAATTCTTTCGGGATGCGTTTTGAAGGCAAAGAAAACATTGCGGCAGAATTAAGAGCTGGTCTGGCGGGCAAGGCAACGCTGGATGTTCGCGATGTCAGCATCCGAGTCGTCGCTCCTCAAGTCGTCATCGAGGAGGGCACAGCGATTTTCAGTATGGAGGGTACGACTCTCAGCCAGGCTTCCTATGAAGCCGTCCATGTCCTAGGCGAGAAGGGCTGGAAAATCGCGACGTTACGCGAGTTCGTAGTGCCTGAGAGTTCTGGCCATCCCAACTTGCAGCCTTTGGCCTGGATGGTTGGATCCTGGATAGATGATTCAGTGGACTCGCGCGTAGTGACGCACGTAGAATGGGCGAAGAATGATTCCTTCCTGATCAGCAATTTCACTCTGGCGTTGCCGGATATGGATTCCCTTCAAGGTGTACAAATCATTGGTTGGGACGCTGCCCAAAAGAAGGTTCGTTCGTGGGTTTTCGATTCCGATGGAGGCCACGGTGAGGGAACCTGGAAATCAGTTGGAAATGACTGGATCGTTCGATCGAAAATGACTTTGGCGGATGGTCGCTTGGCAGAGAGTACCAACGTCTATTCCCCAGTGGACCAGAACAGCTATAGGTGGAGGTCCTTTGGGCGTCGCGTGGGGGCGGAGTTCTTGCCTAACATCGAGAATGTCCTGGTCGTTCGTGCTGGCGTAGAATCCGGTCAGCAACCACGCGCTAGCGACAGTCCTCATCAAGCAGGCGCAGCTAGTCAAGCTGAACAGCCTGACATAGAGTCTAAGCCTGATACTGAACAGTAA